The following proteins are co-located in the Vigna angularis cultivar LongXiaoDou No.4 chromosome 2, ASM1680809v1, whole genome shotgun sequence genome:
- the LOC108329398 gene encoding aquaporin PIP2-7, with protein MAKDIETEVPIELTHKDYYDPPPAPFYDAAELRKWSFYRALIAEFVATLLFLYVTILTVIGYNHQIHLGDSCDGVGILGIAWAFGGMIFVLVYCTAGISGGHINPAVTFGLFLARKVSLVRAIAYMVAQCLGAISGVGLVKAFQKSYYNRYNGGVNLLSDGYSKGTGLGAEIIGTFVLVYTVFSATDPKRKARDSHVPVLAPLPIGFAVFVVHLATIPVTGTGINPARSFGPAVILNNEKAWDDQWIFWVGPFIGAAIAAVYHQYVLRAQAAKALGSFRSSSHL; from the exons ATGGCCAAGGACATAGAAACCGAGGTACCAATTGAATTGACCCACAAGGACTATTACGACCCACCCCCAGCCCCATTCTACGACGCCGCCGAGCTCCGCAAGTGGTCCTTCTACAGGGCCCTCATCGCCGAGTTCGTCGCCACCCTCCTCTTCCTCTACGTCACCATCCTCACCGTCATCGGCTACAACCACCAGATCCACCTCGGCGACTCCTGCGATGGCGTCGGCATTCTCGGCATCGCCTGGGCCTTCGGCGGCATGATCTTCGTCCTCGTCTACTGCACCGCGGGCATTTCCGGGGGTCACATAAACCCCGCCGTCACGTTCGGGTTGTTTCTTGCCAGGAAGGTGTCGCTGGTGAGAGCGATCGCGTACATGGTGGCTCAGTGCTTGGGAGCTATATCTGGCGTGGGGCTGGTAAAGGCATTTCAGAAGAGCTACTACAACAGGTACAATGGTGGCGTGAACTTGCTCTCTGATGGGTACAGTAAAGGCACTGGCTTGGGCGCTGAGATTATTGGCACCTTTGTTCTTGTCTACACTGTCTTCTCCGCCACCGATCCCAAGAGAAAAGCCAGAGATTCTCATGTTCCC GTTTTGGCACCACTTCCAATTGGGTTCGCGGTGTTCGTGGTTCACTTGGCCACCATCCCTGTCACCGGCACTGGCATCAACCCCGCCAGAAGCTTCGGCCCTGCTGTCATACTCAACAACGAGAAAGCATGGGATGACCAG TGGATCTTCTGGGTCGGACCTTTCATCGGTGCAGCCATTGCTGCAGTCTACCACCAGTACGTATTGAGGGCACAAGCGGCAAAGGCTCTCGGGTCATTCAGGAGCTCCTCGCACCTGTAA
- the LOC108328423 gene encoding V-type proton ATPase subunit G, whose translation MASNRGQGGIQQLLAAEQEAQRIVNAAKNEKLARLKQAKENAEKEIAEYRAQLEYEFQKKVSESSGHSGANVKRLELDTGAKIHHLKTEAGRISGDVVTTLLKYVISVKN comes from the exons ATGGCATCCAACAGGGGTCAAGGTGGAATTCAACAGTTGCTGGCAGCTGAACAAGAAGCACAAAGGATTGTCAATGCTGCCAAAAATG AAAAATTAGCTAGACTGAAGCAGGCCAAAGAAAACGCTGAAAAGGAAATTGCTGAGTACAGAGCTCAGTTGGAGTACGAGTTTCAAAAGAAAGTGTCAGAG AGTAGTGGACATTCTGGTGCTAATGTAAAGAGACTTGAGCTAGACACTGGAGCAAAGATCCATCACCTGAAAACTGAGGCAGGGAGGATATCAGGGGACGTTGTCACCACGCTCCTCAAGTATGTAATTAGTGTGAAGAATTAA